The Kribbella sp. NBC_00662 nucleotide sequence CGTCCGTGTGCCCCTCGACCGAACCTTCCGGAAGCACCTTCCGGAGCCGGGAAACCAAACGCTGCAAGGCGTTCGCCGCGTCCGCCGGCGGCTGCTCACCCCAGATCCAGTCGACCAATGTCGCCTTCTGCACCACACGCCCCGGATCGAGAGCCAGCGCAATCAGCAACCCACGCAACCGCGCGCCAGGCACGTCGGCGATGCCACCATCGTCCGTACGAACCTCAAACGGCCCCAACAACCCGATCTGCACCTGCGAGATTGTGCCACGCGCTCTCAACCGTGACCGCGCTCGCCGCCCGGCACGGCGTCACGATCCTTGGCCGACGGCCTTCTTGACCAGGGCGATGAGCTTCTTCTCGATGGCGGGGGTCAGCTTCATGACGGCGTACGACGTCGGCCACAGGTCGCCGTCGTCGATCTTGGCCTCGTCGCTGAAGCCGAAGGTGGCGTAGCGGGCCTTGAACTTGGCGGCGTCCTGGAAGAAGCAGACGTTCTTGCCGCCGAGCGTCCAGCCGGGCATGCCGTACCAGAGCTTCGGCGACAGCTCCGGGATCTCGGCCGCGATCAGGTCGTGCAGCCGCTGGGCCATCTCCCGGTCACCGTCCGCCATCCCCGCGATCTTCGCCAGCTGCGCCTCGGTCGGGTCCTCCTTGCCCTTGAGCTCCTTGGCCCGCTCCTTCATCGCGTCGCGCTCGGCCTCGCTGAAGCCCTCGTACGACTTGGTTTTGGCGGTGGCCTTCGCGGTGGCCTTCGCGGTGGTCTTGGCGGTGGTCTTCTTCGTGGCAGCCATCGGAGTGTCCTCTCGGGTCGGTCTGAACACTCCAAACACTAGAAGCCGCCGTACGCCGTGCGCTTCTCGAAAACTGATCGATCAGGCCAACGCGGTCAGGCCAGGGTGACGCTGAGCGAGGTACGCACTGCGGACGATCGTCTCCTTGTAGCGCGCGGCGGCGCGCCCGGTGAGGACGGACTTGCGCGGCGAGTCGTCCGCGTGGACGAACTGGATCAGCGCGTCGTTCCGCCCGAGGCTGATGCACTGGTTGATGTAGCGGAACCGCAGCGGCTTCGGCTCATGCCCCTCCAGGCGAGCCTTGAGCGACCGTACGGCGTGGGCCGCCGCCGGGAGACCCGTCGCGCACGCCATCCGCAGCTCCTGACCGCTCGTACGGCGTACCGCTGCCGCGTCGCCGATTCCGTACACGTCC carries:
- a CDS encoding iron chaperone; its protein translation is MAATKKTTAKTTAKATAKATAKTKSYEGFSEAERDAMKERAKELKGKEDPTEAQLAKIAGMADGDREMAQRLHDLIAAEIPELSPKLWYGMPGWTLGGKNVCFFQDAAKFKARYATFGFSDEAKIDDGDLWPTSYAVMKLTPAIEKKLIALVKKAVGQGS